Proteins from a genomic interval of Nocardioidaceae bacterium:
- a CDS encoding acetyl-CoA C-acetyltransferase: MTPQPEALIYDAVRTPRGKGKKDGSLHEVKPVDLVVGLIDEVRKRNPELDVDQIDDVVLGCVSPVGDQGADIAKTAALAAGLPETVSGVQLNRFCASGLEAVNQAASRVASGFEDLILAGGVESMSRVPMASDGGAWAMDPATALATDFVPQGIGADLIATVEGFSRRDVDEFAAESQARAAKARANGFFDKSVIPVVDANGVTILDHDEFIREGTTADGLAKLKPSFAQIGDQGGFDSVALEKYHWVEKIDHVHHAGNSSGIVDGAALVVMGSREAGERLGMTPRAKVLSVAVSGADPTIMLTGPAPASRKALEKAGLEVGDIDLFEINEAFAAVAMRFMKDMGISHDITNVNGGAIAMGHPLGATGAMILGTLLDELERQDKQRGLATLCVGGGMGIATIIERI; encoded by the coding sequence ATGACGCCACAGCCCGAGGCCCTCATCTACGACGCCGTCCGTACGCCCCGCGGCAAGGGCAAGAAGGACGGCTCCCTGCACGAGGTCAAGCCGGTCGACCTGGTCGTCGGCCTGATCGACGAGGTGCGCAAGCGCAACCCCGAGCTCGACGTCGACCAGATCGACGACGTGGTGCTCGGCTGCGTCAGCCCGGTCGGTGACCAGGGCGCCGACATCGCCAAGACCGCCGCACTCGCCGCGGGCCTGCCCGAGACCGTGTCGGGCGTCCAGCTCAACCGCTTCTGCGCCTCCGGCCTCGAGGCCGTGAACCAGGCCGCCTCCCGCGTCGCGTCCGGCTTCGAGGACCTGATCCTCGCCGGCGGCGTGGAGTCGATGAGCCGCGTGCCGATGGCCTCCGACGGCGGCGCCTGGGCGATGGACCCCGCCACCGCGCTGGCGACCGACTTCGTGCCCCAGGGCATCGGCGCCGACCTGATCGCCACCGTCGAGGGCTTCAGCCGCCGCGACGTCGACGAGTTCGCCGCCGAGAGCCAGGCCCGCGCCGCCAAGGCGCGCGCGAACGGCTTCTTCGACAAGTCCGTGATCCCGGTCGTCGACGCCAACGGCGTGACGATCCTCGACCACGACGAGTTCATCCGCGAGGGCACCACCGCGGACGGTCTGGCCAAGCTCAAGCCGAGCTTCGCCCAGATCGGCGACCAGGGAGGCTTCGACTCGGTCGCCCTCGAGAAGTACCACTGGGTCGAGAAGATCGACCACGTCCACCACGCCGGCAACTCCTCCGGCATCGTCGACGGCGCCGCCCTGGTGGTCATGGGCAGCCGCGAGGCCGGCGAGCGGCTGGGCATGACCCCCCGCGCGAAGGTGCTCAGCGTCGCGGTGTCCGGCGCCGACCCGACGATCATGCTGACCGGCCCCGCTCCCGCCTCGCGCAAGGCGCTGGAGAAGGCCGGCCTCGAGGTGGGCGACATCGACCTCTTCGAGATCAACGAGGCCTTCGCGGCCGTGGCCATGCGCTTCATGAAGGACATGGGCATCAGCCACGACATCACCAACGTCAACGGCGGCGCGATCGCCATGGGCCACCCGCTCGGCGCCACCGGCGCGATGATCCTCGGCACCCTGCTCGACGAGCTCGAGCGCCAGGACAAGCAGCGCGGCCTCGCCACCCTGTGCGTGGGCGGCGGCATGGGCATCGCGACCATCATCGAGCGGATCTGA
- a CDS encoding CoA transferase, translating into MSIELGRGTGPLAGIKVVEIAGIGPGPHACMLLADLGADVIRVERPGGAMSVTSREGDLLLRGRPSVALDLKHPRALETVLELVDDADVLIEGMRPGAAERMGIGPDACLGRNPRLVYGRMTGWGQDGPWAQMAGHDMNYIGLTGILDGLGQDRGRPHFPANLLGDFGGGSLYLVVGVLAALLEAQRSGEGQVVDAAIVDGTAHLAAMTVAQLVEGALTEKRGRGLLDGGAPFYDVYATSDGRHMSVGPLEPQFFAEFARLLELPDDAPGQFELERWGELRETLTRRFAERTQAEWAGVFDGTDACVAPVLRFGEAVDHPHLTARGVYAPHEGLRQPAPAPRFSRTQASLTRNPGAVGADTLAALRAWGVESPEQLVAEGAAHQA; encoded by the coding sequence ATGAGCATCGAACTCGGTCGGGGCACCGGCCCCCTCGCAGGCATCAAGGTCGTCGAGATCGCGGGCATCGGACCCGGGCCGCACGCGTGCATGCTGCTCGCCGACCTCGGCGCCGACGTCATCCGCGTGGAGCGTCCCGGTGGGGCGATGAGCGTGACCAGCCGAGAGGGCGACCTGCTGCTGCGCGGTCGGCCCAGCGTCGCGCTCGACCTGAAGCACCCCAGGGCGCTGGAGACCGTGCTCGAGCTCGTCGACGACGCCGACGTGCTGATCGAGGGCATGCGTCCCGGTGCCGCCGAGCGCATGGGCATCGGACCCGACGCCTGCCTGGGTCGCAACCCGCGACTGGTGTACGGCCGCATGACCGGCTGGGGCCAGGACGGCCCGTGGGCTCAGATGGCGGGCCACGACATGAACTACATCGGCCTCACCGGCATCCTCGACGGCCTCGGTCAGGACCGTGGGCGCCCGCACTTCCCCGCCAACCTGCTCGGCGACTTCGGCGGCGGGTCGCTCTACCTGGTCGTCGGGGTGCTCGCCGCCCTGCTGGAGGCGCAGCGCTCCGGTGAGGGGCAGGTCGTCGACGCCGCCATCGTCGACGGCACCGCGCACCTCGCCGCGATGACCGTCGCACAGCTCGTCGAGGGTGCCCTGACGGAGAAGCGCGGACGCGGTCTGCTCGACGGTGGCGCGCCCTTCTACGACGTGTACGCGACCTCCGACGGCCGCCACATGAGCGTCGGCCCGTTGGAACCGCAGTTCTTCGCCGAGTTCGCGCGCCTGCTCGAGCTGCCGGACGACGCGCCGGGACAGTTCGAGCTGGAGCGCTGGGGGGAGCTGCGCGAGACGCTCACGCGGCGGTTCGCGGAGCGTACGCAGGCCGAGTGGGCCGGGGTGTTCGACGGCACGGACGCGTGCGTCGCGCCGGTCCTGCGCTTCGGTGAGGCGGTCGACCACCCGCACCTGACCGCCCGGGGCGTGTACGCACCGCACGAGGGCCTGCGCCAGCCCGCGCCGGCGCCACGCTTCTCGCGTACGCAGGCCTCCCTGACCCGCAACCCCGGCGCCGTCGGCGCCGACACGCTGGCGGCGCTGCGCGCGTGGGGCGTGGAGTCCCCCGAGCAGCTCGTCGCCGAGGGGGCTGCCCACCAGGCCTGA
- a CDS encoding amino acid ABC transporter ATP-binding protein produces MLQVRGLRKTYGDRVVLDGIDLDVSAHEVVCLIGASGSGKSTLLRCLNLLEDVDDGEVHLDGQDLLDPRGDLRAVRRRMGMVFQAYNLFPHMTVRENLVLAPVKVHGTSRDEAERRAQELLTRFGLGEVMDAHPDRLSGGQQQRVALVRALVPAPSLLLLDEVTSALDPELVGETLDVLRELAAEGMTMVLATHEMSFAREVASTVCFLDAGRIVERGTPADVLGNPREARTQRFLARVL; encoded by the coding sequence CTGCTGCAGGTGCGCGGCCTGCGCAAGACCTACGGCGACCGCGTCGTGCTCGACGGGATCGACCTCGACGTCTCCGCGCACGAGGTCGTCTGCCTCATCGGCGCCTCGGGGTCCGGCAAGTCGACGCTGCTGCGCTGCCTGAACCTGCTCGAGGACGTGGACGACGGCGAGGTGCACCTGGACGGGCAGGACCTGCTCGACCCGCGCGGGGACCTGCGTGCCGTGCGCCGGCGCATGGGCATGGTGTTCCAGGCCTACAACCTCTTCCCTCACATGACCGTGCGGGAGAACCTCGTGCTCGCGCCGGTCAAGGTGCACGGCACCTCCCGTGACGAGGCCGAGCGGCGCGCGCAGGAGCTCCTCACGCGGTTCGGCCTGGGCGAGGTGATGGACGCCCACCCCGACCGCCTCTCCGGCGGGCAGCAGCAACGGGTCGCGCTCGTCCGGGCCCTGGTGCCCGCCCCGTCGCTGCTGCTGCTCGACGAGGTGACCTCCGCGCTGGACCCCGAGCTGGTCGGCGAGACGCTCGACGTGCTCCGCGAGCTCGCCGCCGAGGGCATGACGATGGTGCTCGCCACCCACGAGATGTCCTTCGCCCGCGAGGTCGCCAGCACCGTCTGCTTCCTCGACGCCGGGCGCATCGTCGAGCGTGGGACGCCGGCCGACGTGCTGGGCAACCCCCGCGAGGCGCGTACGCAGCGCTTCCTCGCCCGGGTCCTCTGA
- a CDS encoding amino acid ABC transporter permease, whose translation MSQPPEAAWVPSPAQRDRDAYRRRRSRRDASVATLATVVLLGGLALVVVSSPGWPRVQSTFFSGFHFAASWRDVLSAFWVNVSMFLIAEPIILVLALLIAVVRGTRAPVLFPVRLLAVLFTDMLRGIPTILLVLLLGFGMPALGLQGVPTSLYFWALTALVLSYSAYVAEVLRAGIESIHPSQIASARTLGLSRTQTLRHVIVPQGVRRVIPPLLNDFVSLQKDTALVSVVAIFDAVYTARDYGAYNFNYTPYVVAALLFIALTVPLARFTDWLSARARRREVAGSW comes from the coding sequence GTGAGCCAGCCCCCCGAGGCGGCGTGGGTCCCGAGCCCCGCGCAGCGTGACCGTGACGCGTACCGTCGCCGCCGCTCCCGGCGCGACGCGAGCGTCGCGACCCTGGCGACCGTCGTGCTGCTCGGCGGCCTCGCACTCGTGGTCGTCTCCTCGCCGGGGTGGCCGCGCGTGCAGAGCACGTTCTTCAGCGGCTTCCACTTCGCGGCGTCGTGGCGAGACGTCCTGAGCGCGTTCTGGGTCAACGTCTCGATGTTCCTCATCGCCGAACCGATCATCCTGGTCCTGGCCCTGCTGATCGCCGTCGTGCGGGGCACCCGGGCGCCGGTGCTGTTCCCGGTGCGTCTCCTGGCGGTGCTGTTCACCGACATGCTGCGTGGCATCCCGACCATCCTGCTGGTGCTGCTGCTCGGCTTCGGGATGCCGGCGCTGGGACTGCAGGGCGTGCCGACCTCCCTCTACTTCTGGGCGCTGACGGCGCTGGTGCTCTCCTACTCGGCGTACGTCGCGGAGGTGCTCCGCGCGGGCATCGAGTCGATCCACCCCTCGCAGATCGCGAGTGCGCGCACGTTGGGCCTCTCGCGGACCCAGACCCTGCGGCACGTCATCGTGCCGCAGGGCGTACGCCGGGTGATCCCGCCGCTCCTCAACGACTTCGTCTCACTGCAGAAGGACACGGCACTGGTCTCCGTGGTGGCGATCTTCGACGCCGTCTACACCGCCCGCGACTACGGCGCTTACAACTTCAACTACACGCCGTACGTCGTGGCCGCGCTGCTGTTCATCGCGCTGACGGTGCCGCTGGCTCGGTTCACCGACTGGCTGAGCGCACGCGCCCGACGGCGTGAGGTGGCGGGGTCGTGGTGA
- a CDS encoding transporter substrate-binding domain-containing protein produces the protein MRTRARLLSAALVPLVATTVLGCAPVEEESPATGTGSSSTASSSAPEATCTPQQLGTITPGTLTVGTDSPAYEPWFADNDPTNGEGFESAVAYAVAEELGYARGEVEWVTVPFNNSYAPGPKRFDFDINQISITPARAEVVDFSEPYYVASQGLIALEDSPVADATSIEDLQEFTLGAQTGTTSLTAIREQVQPSTDPLVFEDTNSAKQALLNGQVDAVVADLPTAFYITAVEIPRATIVGQFEDEANADAFGMLFEKGSTLVPCVDEALATLEQDGTLDDIEQQWLSDVVDVPVLD, from the coding sequence ATGCGTACGCGTGCCCGCCTGCTGTCTGCCGCCCTCGTCCCGCTGGTCGCGACGACCGTCCTGGGCTGCGCCCCGGTGGAGGAGGAGTCACCCGCGACGGGGACCGGGTCGTCCTCGACCGCCTCGTCGTCCGCGCCCGAGGCGACGTGCACGCCGCAGCAGCTGGGGACCATCACGCCCGGCACGCTCACGGTCGGCACCGACTCCCCGGCGTACGAGCCGTGGTTCGCCGACAACGACCCGACCAACGGCGAGGGCTTCGAGTCGGCGGTGGCGTACGCGGTCGCCGAGGAGCTCGGCTACGCCCGGGGCGAGGTCGAGTGGGTGACCGTGCCGTTCAACAACAGCTACGCGCCCGGGCCGAAGCGCTTCGACTTCGACATCAACCAGATCTCGATCACCCCGGCGCGTGCCGAGGTCGTCGACTTCTCCGAGCCCTACTACGTCGCCAGCCAGGGCCTGATCGCCCTGGAGGACTCCCCGGTCGCCGACGCGACCAGCATCGAGGACCTCCAGGAGTTCACGCTCGGCGCCCAGACCGGCACCACGTCGCTGACCGCGATCCGCGAGCAGGTGCAGCCGAGCACCGACCCCCTGGTCTTCGAGGACACCAACTCCGCGAAGCAGGCGCTGCTCAACGGCCAGGTCGACGCCGTCGTGGCCGACCTTCCGACGGCGTTCTACATCACCGCGGTCGAGATCCCGCGGGCGACGATCGTGGGGCAGTTCGAGGACGAGGCGAACGCCGACGCGTTCGGGATGCTCTTCGAGAAGGGCTCGACCCTCGTGCCGTGCGTGGACGAGGCCCTCGCCACGCTCGAGCAGGACGGCACCCTCGACGACATCGAGCAGCAGTGGCTCTCCGACGTCGTCGACGTGCCCGTCCTGGACTGA
- a CDS encoding PadR family transcriptional regulator — protein sequence MALEHALLVSLQERPAAGLELTRRFEKSIGLFWQARHQQIYRVLARMEADGWITAETVAQRGRPDKRVYSLTADGREALAEWIATPSETEPMRSDLAVKMRGAAYGDREALLDHVAETRAEHAARLRSYESMSLRDYPDPDALEGADLDRYLVLRGGVRLERFWVDWLDEYLEAWQRVSPEKKDTA from the coding sequence ATGGCCCTCGAGCACGCCCTCCTTGTGTCGCTGCAGGAGCGACCCGCGGCCGGGCTCGAGCTGACCCGCCGCTTCGAGAAGTCCATCGGGCTCTTCTGGCAGGCCAGGCACCAGCAGATCTACCGGGTGCTGGCCCGCATGGAGGCCGACGGCTGGATCACCGCCGAGACCGTCGCCCAGCGGGGCCGCCCGGACAAGCGGGTCTACTCCCTCACCGCCGACGGCCGGGAGGCCCTCGCCGAGTGGATCGCCACCCCGAGCGAGACCGAGCCGATGCGCAGCGACCTCGCGGTCAAGATGCGGGGAGCGGCGTACGGGGACCGTGAGGCCCTGCTCGACCACGTCGCCGAGACCCGCGCCGAGCACGCCGCGAGGCTGCGGTCGTACGAGTCCATGAGCCTGCGCGACTACCCCGACCCCGACGCTCTCGAGGGCGCCGACCTCGACCGCTACCTGGTGCTGCGCGGCGGCGTACGCCTCGAGCGGTTCTGGGTCGACTGGCTCGACGAGTACCTGGAGGCGTGGCAGCGCGTCTCCCCCGAGAAGAAGGACACGGCATGA
- a CDS encoding NADPH-dependent 2,4-dienoyl-CoA reductase, which produces MSTPTDAHGETNHPTYPHLFTPLTVGGVTLRNRSVMGSMHTGLEDHPWQIPRLAAFFAERARGGAGLIVTGGYAPTKRGWLKPFASEMSNRLHAMRHHAVTDAVHAEGGAIALQVLHAGRYGYHPLNQSASTRKSPISPFKPSRMSTAQVDRTASAFAKSVGLAKKAGYDGVEIMGSEGYLINQFLAARTNDRDDRWGGTAEKRMRFPIEIVRRAREEVGDGFAIMYRISLLDLVEDGQTWEEVVELAKHLEAAGVSIFNTGIGWHEARIPTIITQVPRGIWADSTRRLRPEVGVPVCTSNRINTPELAEELLADGTADLVSMARPFLADADIINKARDERSDEINTCIACNQACLDHVFANKPASCLVNPRACRETSLNLLPIPTQRVRRLAVVGAGPAGLAAAVSAAERGYEVTVFEKNPEIGGQFRLAMAVPGKEEFAETLRYYARRMEVLGVDVRTGTEASADDLAAYDEVVVATGVTPRVPGLQGIDHEKVVLYNHVLDGTVTPGKRVAVIGAGGIGVDMSTYLVHDPDETPEDWLAYWGVGDPSNYRGGLAPKKDRPAQREVWLCQRKTSAIGKDLGKTSGWAHRAVLKDSGVHRVPGVEYVRVDDAGLHLEVDGEAKVLDVDHVIVCAGQESERGLYDALADLGEGEGRPRVHLIGGADVAAELDAKRAIKQATEVVAAL; this is translated from the coding sequence ATGAGCACCCCCACCGATGCGCACGGCGAGACGAACCACCCGACGTACCCGCACCTGTTCACTCCCCTGACCGTCGGCGGCGTCACCCTGCGCAACCGCTCGGTGATGGGGTCGATGCACACCGGGCTCGAGGACCACCCCTGGCAGATCCCGCGGCTGGCCGCGTTCTTCGCCGAGCGGGCGCGCGGCGGGGCGGGCCTGATCGTCACCGGCGGGTACGCCCCCACCAAGCGCGGGTGGCTCAAGCCGTTCGCCTCGGAGATGAGCAACCGGCTGCACGCGATGCGCCACCACGCGGTCACCGATGCCGTGCACGCGGAGGGGGGCGCGATCGCGCTGCAGGTGCTGCACGCGGGCCGCTACGGCTACCACCCGCTCAACCAGTCGGCCTCGACACGCAAGTCGCCCATCAGCCCCTTCAAGCCCTCGCGCATGAGCACGGCACAGGTCGACCGGACCGCGTCGGCGTTCGCGAAATCGGTGGGTCTGGCGAAGAAGGCCGGGTACGACGGCGTAGAGATCATGGGATCCGAGGGCTACCTCATCAACCAGTTCCTCGCCGCTCGCACCAACGACCGCGACGACCGCTGGGGCGGCACGGCGGAGAAGCGGATGCGGTTCCCGATCGAGATCGTGCGTCGCGCGCGCGAGGAGGTCGGCGACGGCTTCGCGATCATGTACCGCATCTCGCTGCTCGACCTCGTCGAGGACGGGCAGACCTGGGAGGAGGTCGTGGAGCTCGCGAAGCACCTCGAGGCGGCCGGGGTCTCGATCTTCAACACGGGCATCGGCTGGCACGAGGCGCGGATCCCCACGATCATCACGCAGGTCCCGCGGGGCATCTGGGCCGACTCCACCCGCCGTCTGCGCCCCGAGGTCGGTGTGCCGGTGTGCACCTCGAACCGCATCAACACCCCCGAGCTCGCCGAGGAGCTGCTCGCCGACGGCACGGCCGACCTGGTGTCGATGGCGCGGCCGTTCCTCGCCGACGCCGACATCATCAACAAGGCCCGCGACGAGCGCAGCGACGAGATCAACACCTGCATCGCCTGCAACCAGGCGTGCCTGGACCACGTGTTCGCCAACAAGCCGGCGTCGTGCCTGGTGAACCCGCGCGCGTGCCGTGAGACCTCGCTGAACCTGCTGCCGATCCCGACCCAGCGCGTACGCCGCCTCGCCGTCGTCGGTGCCGGCCCCGCCGGCCTCGCCGCGGCCGTCAGCGCGGCCGAGCGGGGCTACGAGGTGACCGTCTTCGAGAAGAACCCCGAGATCGGGGGTCAGTTCAGGCTGGCGATGGCCGTGCCCGGCAAGGAGGAGTTCGCCGAGACGCTGCGCTACTACGCCCGGCGCATGGAGGTGCTCGGCGTCGACGTGCGCACCGGCACCGAGGCCTCCGCGGACGACCTCGCCGCGTACGACGAGGTCGTGGTCGCCACCGGGGTGACCCCCCGGGTGCCGGGTCTGCAGGGCATCGACCACGAGAAGGTCGTGCTCTACAACCACGTGCTCGACGGCACCGTCACCCCGGGCAAGAGGGTCGCCGTCATCGGCGCCGGCGGCATCGGTGTCGACATGTCGACGTACCTGGTGCACGACCCCGACGAGACGCCGGAGGACTGGCTGGCCTACTGGGGCGTCGGCGACCCGTCGAACTACCGCGGCGGACTGGCCCCGAAGAAGGACCGTCCGGCGCAGCGCGAGGTGTGGCTGTGCCAGCGCAAGACCTCCGCGATCGGCAAGGACCTGGGCAAGACGTCGGGCTGGGCGCACCGGGCCGTGCTGAAGGACTCCGGGGTGCACCGGGTGCCGGGCGTGGAGTACGTCAGGGTCGACGACGCCGGCCTCCACCTCGAGGTGGACGGTGAGGCGAAGGTGCTCGACGTCGACCACGTCATCGTCTGCGCGGGCCAGGAGTCCGAGCGCGGCCTCTACGACGCGCTCGCCGACCTCGGTGAGGGTGAGGGCCGCCCACGGGTCCACCTGATCGGAGGCGCTGACGTGGCCGCCGAGCTCGATGCCAAGCGGGCCATCAAGCAGGCCACGGAGGTCGTCGCCGCTCTCTGA